From the Paenibacillus sp. R14(2021) genome, the window ACGAGTCCAAGAATAAATGCTGTGATGCCCAATTTCGTATGGGTTTTCTTCGGTTCCTCTTCGCGGAACGGTTCGAGATTGTAATGGTGCTGCTGCGAAAACTCATTTTCGATCGTCTGTTGCTCGCTCATAGCTATCATCCCCTTTTTATGGTTCGTTTGCTACCGTACATTCTAACGCATTTTACAGTCATTGGAAAGGATGGATAAGAGATGTTTAACAAATATGGCGCATACGGCGCGATTCATGCCTTGCTGGCCGTGGCATTAGGCGCGTTCGGCGCTCATGGACTTAAGGACAAATTAACGGCAGAGATGCTGAACGTTTTTGAAACGGGTGTCAGGTACCATATGTATCATGCCATCGGACTTCTGCTTATCGCGCTTGCCGCAGACCGGGTTGGCAAAGAAGGCAGCATCCGCTGGGCGGCGCGTCTGATGCA encodes:
- a CDS encoding DUF423 domain-containing protein, translating into MFNKYGAYGAIHALLAVALGAFGAHGLKDKLTAEMLNVFETGVRYHMYHAIGLLLIALAADRVGKEGSIRWAARLMHLGIFLFSGSLYALSLSGIKHLGIITPFGGLAFIVAWALAAYSIWKAKNNN